From Leptospira limi, one genomic window encodes:
- the cobA gene encoding uroporphyrinogen-III C-methyltransferase — translation MNAAIPTEKRGKVFLVGAGPGDPELLTIKALKILRKADIVFYDDLVSPRILGVCRKRIQMVYVGKRSGIHSCLQEDINQKLIQATHDHHTIVRLKGGDPSIFGRVGEEVASILQEGIQCEIVAGITTASGVASSLGFPLTHRDYAREILFLSGHKKEGVNSDSFQNVNCIGKTIIIYMGLNSLGTIVSELINSGNSKETKMAVIQNATLESERVFTGNLETMESIVEENNVKSPAIIVVGEIVRFYEEIKTLKNDCASILSPI, via the coding sequence TGCCGCCATACCAACTGAAAAACGAGGAAAAGTATTCCTTGTGGGAGCAGGACCTGGAGATCCAGAGTTACTCACCATCAAAGCATTAAAAATTCTGAGAAAAGCAGATATTGTTTTTTATGATGATTTAGTTTCACCTCGGATCCTTGGAGTGTGTAGGAAAAGGATTCAGATGGTTTATGTAGGGAAACGATCGGGAATTCATAGTTGTCTACAAGAGGATATCAATCAAAAACTCATCCAAGCAACACATGATCATCATACTATTGTTAGATTAAAAGGTGGAGATCCTTCAATTTTCGGTAGGGTCGGTGAAGAGGTTGCATCAATCCTCCAAGAAGGAATCCAATGTGAAATTGTGGCAGGAATCACAACTGCGTCTGGTGTTGCATCTTCACTTGGTTTCCCTTTAACACATAGAGATTATGCAAGGGAAATTCTATTTTTATCAGGTCACAAAAAAGAAGGAGTCAATTCTGATTCCTTTCAAAACGTAAACTGTATCGGGAAAACCATTATCATTTATATGGGTTTAAATTCACTTGGAACGATTGTTTCCGAACTTATCAATTCGGGAAATTCAAAAGAAACAAAAATGGCTGTGATTCAAAATGCCACCTTAGAATCGGAACGAGTTTTTACAGGGAATCTGGAAACAATGGAATCCATAGTAGAGGAAAACAATGTGAAGTCACCTGCGATCATCGTCGTTGGAGAGATTGTTCGATTTTATGAAGAAATAAAAACATTAAAAAATGACTGTGCTTCAATTCTA